The Setaria viridis chromosome 9, Setaria_viridis_v4.0, whole genome shotgun sequence sequence CTAAAGTAATAGGAATTAGGCCTAAGACGATTCCAAATAGAAAAACTTCAATCATTTCGATTTGTTCGAggggataaaaaaaaaagaggtacGATCTATCTCTAAATAATAGTCTAAATTATCCACGAATCTCAATGACCAAGAAAAGAATTGATAATTAGTGTGGAAAAGAGTCTAGAATACCAGGAATCCAAAAGAAAGATTATTCTTTTCTGACTTATTCATTCAATTCATTTCAAATAAGACGTATCTTGTTCAAGCCAATAAATAGAGCTGGGGTTATAGTTAAAGCAGCCAGTAGAAAACCGAAATAACTAGTTATAGTAAGCATGAAGGGGTTAAattccatttatttttttactacacTACATATGTTGGTAAAGCACTTACCTAAGTTATGGAAAATTCATAATTCATCGGTTATTTTAGATAATACTAAAAAACAAGATAGAGTGAGATACAAAAGTGTAAAAGAAAATCGATTCATCAGACGGGACATGAGTCCCTAATGCCGAATCAAGAGATTTGTTGTGGAATTTGTCAGTAAAGTAATAATATTAAAAACTAGATCATCTAACCccattgaaaaataaaattgggTTTTCGGggaaattttggaaaaaaagaTTAATAAAGAATTTAATTTGAAAAAAGTTCTTTCTATTTCGGATTATTTCTTTTTCAATAGGATGGATTTCATCCTTTTTTTGGAACAAACGGTCAAATATTCCCCTATTCCTTCTTATCAAATATTCCCCTATTCCTTCTTATTTTAACTCATTGTATTCCATATGGAATAAGAGGAGAAGAAAAGCATTCCACGACCCCCGAAGGGCCCCCTGAAAAAGGGAACTCTTCCTtgaatttacttttttttatttatttttattcgTTTTTTGAACCCCAACCAAAGTTGATTCGAAGTTACTTCaattatccttttcttttaagTTCTTTTCGTAAAGTTCCATGCTTGCAGTTTGGTCAAGAAAGTTAGACTTAATCCAACAAACAAGACAAGGATTGATTACGAATCTTGATTCTTCAAAGAATCTATTCTGTTTCTTTCATAACGGATTATCTACTATTCGATTTTCTATTTATTAGATATTATTTTATGCTAACCAATTTCATTCCTTAAAGGGAAAGGTTGGATTCGAATGAAACTTTTATTTAACTAAAAAAAGGGATAGATTTTGCATATACTTATCCTTGTATTGCGTCAATATGAGAATATCCTTTCTAAATTCTTTATCTTATTGATCATTAACTTAGGTTTTCCCAAGATCTTGGCCGCTATTAGAAATGAAATTATTCTACTATTCCGAAGACAATGAAAATAAGTAGGACTCCAAAAATTGTGGGGTTCTATTGCTGCCTTGAATAACATGTAATTTCCCTATAGACAAGGaacaaagaagagaaaaaaggaaTTCTGTTTCGGGACCAAGCAAAACTGGATTGCTGTGCCATAGGAAGGATAGCTATACTAATTCGGTATACTCAAAATACACCTTTGGTACAAAATTGACAATCTCACAAGGATGAAATATCAGTAATTTTCTATTTACTGGTCGATCCCATCTTTTACGGAATCAATTCCTTTTTTGAATGTACAAAAATTTGAGGAGCTCAGCATGTCTGGAAGCACGGGAGAACGTTCTTTTGCTGATATTATTACCAGTATTCGATATTGGGTTATTCATAGCATTACTATACCTTCCCTATTCATTGCGGGTTGGTTATTTGTCAGTACGGGTTTAGCTTATGACGTGTTTGGAAGTCCTCGACCAAACGAGTATTTCACGGAAAGCCGACAAGGAATTCCATTAATAACCGACCGTTTTGATTCTTTAGAACAACTAGATGAATTTAGTAGATCCTTTTAGGAGGCCCCCAATGACCATAGATCGAACCTATCCTATTTTTACAGTGCGATGGCTGGCTGTTCACGGATTAGCTGTACCCACGGTTTTTTTCTTGGGATCAATATCAGCAATGCAGTTCATCCAACGATAAACCAAATTCCAACTATAGAACTATGACACAATCAAACCCGAATGAACAAAATGTTGAATTGAATCGTACCAGTCTATACTGGGGTTTATTACTCATTTTTGTACTTGCTGTTTTATTTTCCAATTATTTCTTCAAttgagagaaagaaagagagtaGTAATAATTCTCTTATCCCATTTGGAAGGATACCATCCTTATAACTATCCATGACTGTTTTTGTCTCTAGCATGACCACTTGAGAAAATGTGGAGGAAAGTAGGGGAAATGGCCGATACTACTGGAAGAATTCCTCTTTGGCTGATAGGTACTGTAACTGGTATTCTTGTGATTGGTTTAATAGGTGTTTTCTTTTACGGTTCGTATTCTGGATTGGGTTCATCTCTATAGTAATCGGAGGATCCAGATTGTAAACATGAAAAAGTAGGAGCTTAGCGGGTCCTTACCCCCCTTTATCTGATTAGAGCGGAAAGGGCCCGCAGAATTCTTATAACGCGATTTTATTCCATAATCTAGAAATTGGTTACCTAATTTCTATTTGTAAAAATAACAAAGAGAAAACCTTTGCTCTGATGGTTAGAATCCCTCTATTTATTCTTTTGTTTGTTAATGATGTTAGTGAAGCAATCCATCGGTCCATTTAAAGCCCTCGCCTTTCACCCATAAAATGGATTCACTCTTATGAAGCAACAAGAAAGAGGGGAGAGGATCCAGTATTTTATTCCATGAAGGAAGTATCCTGCAAATCATTGATTTAGTTTCGAGTAATAAACTAATAAAACCTTAATCAAAACTACTCAACTAGCCTAAACCACCCTTAAATGGGagggtatacatttttttttaccaaatttcTGTAAGTTCGAAGTTGAACTTAATTGAAAAAGTCAAGCAATTCCATTTGCTCAAAATAAATTTGTCCCCCGCCATACTTTCTTTCCCTCTGTTTGTCCACTACCGCGCCCGAACCTAAACAAAGGAAGTCCAAAAGATAGACCCGAATAAAGAATAACTAGTAATCTTTGACAAAAcaaataagaagaaaaatgatTCTTACTTCGATACAAGAAAAGAAGAATCGACACaagaaaaaggcaaaaaagCCTTTTTCTTGTGCCCAATAGAGGATTAAGAAGACCCGCAATTCCTCCTAAAAGGACTTGTTCCTTTTATTGTTCTCGCCTCTGCCTTGGATCCTCTTCTTTTGCATGAGATAGAAATAAGGAATTCCAGAAATCGAGGCTTTTTTCTAACTTGATGGTAAGAAATCCCAGGATCTAGAAATTCATTTCGTACAATTGAACCTTTTCAAACTGTTTCTTTTTGAGAACCAAAAAAACTTGTGCCAAAATAACAGATGCGAAGAAGAACAAAAGGCCTTGGACGCGCAATGGATCCTGAAGCACTATTTCTGCATCCCCCTGACCAAACCCTCCGACATTAGGATTGCTTGTTAATGGTTGATCAAGCTTGATCGATTCCCCCTCTGAAACTAGAAGTTCTGGCCCGGGAGGTATAATATCAATCACTTGGCGTCCATCCGACGCATCGACTATGGATATTTCATATCCCCCCTTTTCTTTACgtagtattttttttactatACCTGTTGACGTAGCATTATAGACCGTATTGTTACTCTTGCTACCATCAGGATAGATCTGTCCCCTTCCTCGGTTTCCCCCTACATATATGGGATATTTTAAGAAATGAACGTCTTTTTTCGTAGCAGGATCGGGGGAAAGAATAGGAAAGACAATTTCACTATATTTCTTACCGGGAACAGGGCCTATCacaagaatattttttttattgggaCGATAACTCTAAAAAGAGAGATTTCCTATCTTTTCTTTCAACTCAGGAGAAATACGGTCAGGCGGCGCTAATTCGAATCCCTCGGGCAAAATAAGAACAGCACCCACATTCAACCCTCCCTTTTTACCATTAGCAAGAACTTGTTTCAGCTGCATATCATAAGGGATTCGAAGAACTGCTTCAAATACAGTATCAGGAAGCACTGCTTGGGGAACCTCAATATCCACGGGCTTATTAGCTAAATGGCAATTGGCACATACAATTCGTCCAGTTGCTTCCCGTGGGTTTTCATAACCCTGCTGCGCAAAAATGGGATATGCATTTGAAATAGATGTGCGAGTTATTACGTATATCATGATCGATACGGAAATCGATCGAATCATCTGTTCCTTTAACCAAGAAAAAGTATTTCTATTTTCCATGTCCAATCGCGGATCCCGGAATTTCTACAATAAATTAGATAGGTAGCTAAGCTAATCTAGTTCCCTATACACGAGTCTGTTGTCATTCTACTGCAACAGTTGTACTGGAATGATGAATACCTTGAGCAGGTAGAAATAGAAAGAATTTTgctaaaaaggaaaaggcttTCTTTCTAAAGGAAGAAATATGCTAATTTGATTAATATTAGGAAAAATATTAGGAAATCAAATGAGTGAGTTTATGCTTCACTAATCGAATGATAAATGACTACAAGTGAAGGAGATAGACGGTTTAAACAAAAAAAGACCCAAAATTTCAAACACGTGTCTAGAATAACAGGAAAACTACAAACAAAAATAGTGAAAATTAGCTCGTTAGGAGCCCATCCAAAATTGTTGTAGACCCAACGAATTAGTAGTTCCCAACCGCGGGTGGAGTGAAATCCAACAAAAAAATCAGTAactaaaagaataaaaaaagcTTTTATTGAGTCATTTAAGTTATAGAAAAATTCCTGAACCCAAGAATTCAAAATGACAAGTTCTTCTTTACCCAGAAAAAAAGAACCACTTAGAATAGCCAAACAGATTATATTTGTTGAGAAATGCAAAATGGTATGGAGATGATCCTCATTATCTATTTTGGCCAATTGTATTATTTCCTTGTGTATTCCTATAGGAGGTTTTTGTACATGTGTCTTCGGTTTCTCTTTTATCATTTCGTCCAAGAGAAAAAGTTCTTCTAATTCTATGAATCCTTCTAGAATCCTTTTCTCTTGAATATCAGTTAAGAAAGTTTCGGATTGCCTGGTATTCCACCAATTCTTAATCCAAAGTTCCAGGCATTTGTTAAAAGAGAAAGAGATTCCCCAGGGCAAAAGTACGATAAATACAAGATATAGGAAAGAAGGCaatgctttcttttttttcatttttgatcTGTAAATTGAGTTGTTAATGAATCCGCTTCATTCGCCGACTCTATTTCATTCGCTGAATATATatgatatttcttttctttgaaaCACAAATTCTATAACAAGGTTTGAGACCTTGTGTTTGTATCTATTTATCTTTTTGTATACTAGTGGAATTTCATTGTATTGGGTTCTTTCTTAGATCTAAATGGAGTGGaatagagaaataaaaaaaaggcctTTCATATAAAAATGGAAGAATATTATGCCATATATCTCACTTGGATAAAACAAATTAGAAGCAATTTTCTCTTATTCTCGTTTGTTCCTTCCTTTAGATAAATACTCGAAAATCCCTTACAATTGCAAAAAATTGCAATTGGTACTCAAAATACTTCAATTGGTACACGCAAGAAATAGGCCAATTCGGCAGCTTTTTGTTCAATTTCTCGTGGAGTAAAAAACTTCTCATCAGTACGAGTCAAGGGAATGACCCCCTGGCCCCGGATTTCCATATAAAGGATACGACGAGGATAAAGACCCTCTTTAACCTGAATCCTAATTGATTGGATATCCCGCACAAGGAATCGAAGGAAGATGCGACGTTTTATTCCAGGGAATCCCCAACGAAAAATGCACACTATTCCCTCTTTTCTATCGAATCGGTCATAACCACTGCCTACATTCCACAAAATAGTGCACCACAAATAGGAGCTAATGAATAGGCCCGCGATTCCGTAGAAAGACATCACGACCCCctgtggaaaaaaaagaatttgttGAGATGGAAGTACGGATATCATATTCTTACCAAGATAACTGGAAGCCCCAACCGCTAAGAATCctaatgaacctagaaaaagAATACAGGCCCAGAAAAAATTACCTCTTTTTCGAGAACCTTTTAGAAGTTCTATCCATATGTGTTCTGATCGCCAATTCATATTAGATATACTAAATCCAGTAGCGGTCAATTGAAATTGAGAGAATAAGCTAAATGATTTTGACTTTACTTTTTTTGATTCTGAAATAACCTTCAGTAGCTAGTACTCCTGTGAAATAATTGGTTAGATACATTGACTTTCTATTCAAAAAGAATTCGTGGATCCACTTAAAAAAAACTCGCTATACTCGGCTACGCATATGCATGAATTTATGCTCGTAGCCTATATCTGCATCCATAGACGTTTTTCATTTGTGTGTAGAAAGAGCTACATACCCTATCATATTATATTACTTACACAAAAAAATATCTGTATTATGATCCTGGAAATACATTAAGAAAATTGGGCCCCGTCGTTTCTAGACAATCTTATTTTTCTGCACATAAAGAAATAAGGAAGCCATTGCAATTGCTGGAAATACTAAGCCTACTAAAGGCACGAAAATAGAGGGTAAGTTAAAATCTGTCATAGAATATGTGTCTCAATTCAAATTTACTATTTCTATCTATTCGAAATATATCTTAAGATTCTTATGATATAATTAAGTATATCTATTATAAGGAATATTGACTATTGTATTTTTTAGTTTACAAAATAAAGATTTTGTATAGAatactattttttttagaatactAAAGTATTCTATAtctataaaaaaaaatgaatggaaTAGATAAtaagaaaattgcaaaaaaggggaactaattaaaaatatttgatttttcttttcccattcTCATCACCTTTCTATCCTTCTAATCGAACTTGAAATTGGAGTCAAAAGAAAACTATtgtgaaaataaaagaaataccTCTTTCAGAATACCCTTTAATTTCACTTTAATTTAAAAAGTAGAAGTGGAATAGAATACCCGGTTGAAGGGTAATGATCATACGTCTGTAATGCATTGTATGTCCCAGAATAGGTCCCATTCTTCTACCCTTTCCGGGTAGTCGATGGCTATTCACAGCTACTACCTTAACACCAAAGAAGAGTTCGACCCAATGCTTTATTTCTGTCTTAGTGAATCCCGATTCGACATTACAAGTATATTGATTCTTTCCCAATAAACGAAGACTCTTTTCTGTAAATACTGCGTATTTGATTCCATTATCGTATGATAATACTATATTTTGATTTCTATTTGTTTATTGTATTATACCTTTATATATTCTAGATATATAGAATAGAAGAATCTCGATTTGTCAAGTCTCATGATCGTATCATGATCTATTTAAATTCGGCTCAATCTTTTTAGAAAAGATTGAGCCGAATTTAATTGCAATCaattagaaaaataaagaagaatTACTGCATTTCGTAACTGATTTTTTCTCTTTCTATAGGGTATCCATCGCTTCGAACTCAAATTTGATCTCCTTCCATACTTCACAAGCTGCGGCTAGTTCAGGACTCCATTTGCAAGCTGCTTTGATAATTTCATTACCTTCACGAGCAAGATCGCGCCCTTCGTTACGGGCTTGTACACAGGCTTCTAAAGCCACACGATTAGCTGCTGCACCAGGTGCATTTCCCCAAGGATGTCCTAAAGTTCCTCCACCAAATTGTAATACAGAATCGTCTCCAAAGATTTCGGTCAGAGCTGGCATATGCCAAACATGAATACCCCCTGAAGCCACCGGTATAACACCTGGCATGGATACCCAGTCCTGAGTGAAAAAGATACCGCGAGAACGATCTTTTTCAATAAAATCATCGCGCAATAAATCAACAAAACCTAAAGTTATTTCGCGTTCCCCTTCTAACTTACCTACTACTGTACCGGAGTGGATATGATCTCCCCCCGACATACGCAATGCTTTAGCTAATACACGGAAATGCATACCATGATTTTTCTGTCTATCAATAACTGCATGCATTGCTCGGTGAATGTGAAGAAGTAGGCCGTTGTCGCGGCAATAATAAGACAAACTAGTATTTGCGGTGAATCCTCCAGTTAAGTAGTCATGCATTACAATAGGAACCCCTAATTCCCTTGCAAATGCAGCTCTCTTAATCATTTCTTCGCATGTACCTGCAGTCGCATTCAAGTAATGCCCCTTAATTTCACCAGTTTCTGCTTGTGCTTTATAAATTGCTTCAGCACAAAAGACAAAACGGTCTCTCCAGCGCATAAATGGTTGTGAGTTTACGTTTTCATCATCTTTGGTAAAATCAAGTCCACCGCGTAGACACTCATAACACGCTCTACCGTAATTTTTTGCGGATAATCCCAATTTTGGTTTAATAGTACATCCCAATAAAGGACGACCATACTTGTTCAACTTATCCCTTTCAACTTGGATACCGTGAGGCGGACCTTGGAAAGTTTTTGAATAAGCAGTGGGAATTCGTAGATCCTCCAAACGTAGAGCGCGTAGGGCTTTGAAACCAAACACGTTACCCACAATGGAAGTAAACATGTTAGTAACAGAACCCTCTTCAAATAGGTCTAATGGATAAGCTATATAACAGATATATTGATCTGCCTCCCCAGGAACGGGCTCGATGTGATAGCATCGTCCTTTGTAACGATCAAGACTGGTAAGTCCATCAGTCCAAACAGTTGTCCATGTACCAGTAGAAGATTCCGCAGCTACTGCAGCCCCTGCTTCTTCAGGCGGAACCCCGGGCTGAGGAGTTACTCGGAATGCTGCCAAGATATCAGTATCCTTGGTTTCGTACTCCGGGGTGTAGTAAGTCAATTTATAATCCTTAACACCAGCTGGTTCGCTGCTTCCCTATACTGTTTTAGCACGGTTCGTCGCTCCCTCGCGTGATGGTGCAGCTTTTTCAAGTCCTACACCACTGCATGCGCAAGAGATTCGGATGATTGTCGCTGAGctagtgcatgcatgcaagaaaAGACAAACTTGCTGATGTCACCCACGTGCAAAACCGTTTGCttaaaaaaactataaatcttaAACCGaccatcaaaattaaattccgatTGCACCATTAGATTTCTAACAATAAAAGCTCCACAACAAGATCCCACGAGACTATATTTGGATgaactttttttattcatattttttaatcaagGTTACATATTTTCTCTGAGACATATACACGTAGAACAAATTCTACAAACTTATGGAACAAAACAATCATACGCATCAAACAAAAAATATGAACACAAAAAATACAAACGTATATCcttaaaataaattatacaaacttACAAAACAAATATAACCAATGCATGCTTGAAATGCAATAGAGGACGAAATTGATGGCATCACCCCACGTGCAAAGAAAGTTTGAATCTAAACAAATCTATAGAACTCTACATCTAAATTAAATTCCGATTCCACTAATAAGTTTCTTACAACAAGATCTTCAAAATAAGACCCACTTAGTATAtttggataaatatttttattaactTTTTTACCGAGTTGGAATTTTTtctcaaatatatatatacctataaAAAAATTACGAACTCACAGAATAAAATAATTACTATTGGCGGTAGAATAATTAGTGCAGATAAATAACTATTTTATGCGAATAGAAAATtaaacatgaaaaaaaaggtAGAATGCGAACAAAAAGATTATGCATCACAAACAAAAGATTAAGAATGATGAATAAAATAGTGGTATACCACGaacaaaaatattgaacatcACGGGCAATCGATCGTACATGGAAAATATAGAACAGAAACATCACGAACAGATAACTTAGTCTACATCTTCAAACAACTTAGTCATGAAAAACTTAATTATTTAGTCATAAAAAAACACATAGATAGGAGAATATGAACATAAAGTTAGAAGATTCTTTAAGATACGTGTATACAGAACAAAATAACTCACGGAACAAAAGATCTATATACCTCGAACAAACAAATAATCCACGAGTCTCTCTATATATAATCCACAAATAATCTAGATATATAATCCAGTCTGTATAGTTGAACAGTTCAGTCTTTAAAGCCAACAAATAATTTGACACACAAACAAATAATTATACACAAAAGCAATCATATAATGATAGCCATACAAACTATTTATGCATGGTCATAAAAAAAGCAATAATAGAAAAGGAAATAGGGAAAGGAAAATGAATCCaataggaaaaagaaagataaattACGTATAAGAAGAAATATATAGAAGAGAATATGAATTaacatataaaataaattattaattaattaaggtaataaaaaggaaaacaaaacaaaaggtgaaaaaagaaagaaataagaaggaataagaaaaggaaataCGATTTTAAAGATATGATGATAACAAgaagataaaataaaagaaagtaaaaggtgaaataaaatataataaaaatataatgaaaaaataaaaaggaaaaaatgataAATAGCATACGTTAAGGAGTTTCTATAAGATGGTTAGAAATAaaatagaagaagaaaataGGAATGACGGAAtatagaaaggaaaagagaagagaaATGAAAAAAGCAAAAAGGACAAAGGTGTGACGTACGGTAGAAAAGTTAAATCAACAAGTAAGAGAGAAAATGAAGGAAATaaatggaaaataaaaataggctaaaaaggttaaaaaacaaaaaataaaaagaatgtAGTAATGGAAGGTAAAAGAAGAACGGAAGAATTACGTACGGatataaaaaatgaaaagaatgaAAAAGCAAAAACGAAGAAAAGTAGAACGGAAGAATTACGTACGGATAGGAAAAATGGAAAagcaaaatcgaaaaaaaaaaagaaacaaaagccTTACGCACGTCATCAGCTACAAAGCAGCTCAGCAGTAGCTGGAGTTGGGCCGGCACCAGCGTTTCAGGCTTTTGAGAGAGAAAGATAGAATCGAAAAGCCTAAGAAGACCCGCATAAGCAACAGCTTTGAATGTGATACTGGGCCGAATTCACGCCACCGGCCCACGCGAGATACTTCAGGCGACAAATAGTTTGCTGTCGCGTACATAGTCGTGGCGCTTTTTCTCTGTCCGCCACCGAGTCCGCCACCGTGTTGCGTTCCTTGCCGATGGaggaaaccctagccgccgaatccgccgccggcgagacgCACGCCGCGGTGGAGACGGAGCGGAAGGAAGAGACGCTCGAGGAGGTGCTCGCCAGACACAGGTTAGTAGCACTCCTCCTTCCCCATGCCTGCTGTGGATTGGGGCGATTCAGCTTGTGCCTTCTCGGCTAGAATTCCGTCAAGTTATGTAGGGTCGTGCGTCTCGCGAGAAGAAAAAGGGCTTGCTCCTTACTGTTTTTATTGGGTTAATAGGTAACTTATGAGGAAAAGATCGATTCTTTTGCCGCGGTAGATACTTGGGGGTTCTAAATTATAGGATGACTGGTTCACTACTTCACTGGATTTGGCCCACTCGTGCGGCTGTGGATTTCCAGTAATCCAAACagttgcaaattttatttatctAGGAAGGTGGTCATGTCTCTTCTTGGCCTAGATGACTAGAATTCCTCTTAGGACTGTAAGAAAGGAAGTTTCATGGCGACAGTTAAACTGCATCGCTATAAAAGCTGTGTATATAGTGATATATGCTTGCGAGTAGATGTTATGTTTACATGCTGTTGTTCAAGTGATTACATACACATGTAACCCGAGTTGGTTCACTGCGCAATTTTAACTGAAAAATGTGGTGCAGTATGTGAGAATTTAAAGCATCTAGAAGATATCACAGCGGTTCAAACAAACTGATAGCTCAGTGGTTGGGCACCCAGTTGTTGCCAGCCGACCAGGGCTCGAACCCTGGGTTGCGCAAAAAAGGTCCCCTGCTATGCGCCTCAGTTGTTCAGCCAGGACGGCCCACCCTTAGCTAATGCCGGCTTTCGGGACCTTTTCTCGACCTTTGATGCGTATTGTTTGATTTTGGTTTTAATAGGACGCATGAGGAAAGGATCGATTTCCCCCATGGCAGATGCTTGGGATTCTAAAAATTGTAGTCTGTCTTGGTTTGCTAGATTTGGCACCTCTTGTGCGGCTGTGGATTTCCAGTAATCCAAACATTTGCAAATTGATATATTTAGGAAGTTGGAAGTTGGACATGTTTCTTCTCGACCTAGATGACTGGAATTTCCCTCAGCGACGTAAAAAGGAAGTTTCATGGTCACAGTTAAACTTCCTTGCTATTAGAGTTGTGTATAATATATGGATGCAAGTACATGATATTTTTGGGTACTGTTTGCTTTGTGGCCTGGTTGTTCAGCCAGGAAGGCCACTCTTGGCTAATGTTTGTTTTGGGACCTTTTCTCGACCCTTGAAATTCCTTAAGGTAAAATCATGGGGACTATCTCCGGTGGTTGATTTTTGCTATGATTGCTGGTGATGCTTGATGCCCACATTTTGCCCCCTGGTTTCATATGGATAGGGTTCTGTTAGATATAATGGTGTTATTCTATCTCTAGACTCTAGGTTCATATGCTGCATGTCATGTAACAAAGTGCCTTGCTGCTACATGGCTGCAAATTGGGAGTATAGAAGTTCATCTATGCCAAACTTTACACCAGTGGTGTCTCAACATTGCTTGCATAATGGGAAAGAATATCGATTCCATGAACATTCCACTTTTGAGCCAATCAGCCTAAAGGAAAAGGTGTTATGATAGTAAAGCACTTTGATTATTCATGTTTCATTCATTAAATTTATGAAAATCACATCAATTTGTTGAAGAAAATAGAATATGCTGCATGAATCGCTTTAGGTTTGGAGTTTCAGATCGTGTGATGATCTGAAGGACCTTTGGCTGAGAATGTAGATACGTCAATATTTTAGGTATCAAAATATCAGTTTCATAAGGAAGCTTTTATACTGGAAAAAAGATGGGACTGTCAGTGCATGAAATGTTTGCTTGCCTACTTATCAATGTTTGAAGCCTCAAGGTTCTGGTCAGTTTCTACAGAAGCAGAGTTTTCTGCCAGCTTACTGGTTAGGCATAATGTGTTTGATTATACATCTTATGTCTGTTCATCTCAAACCCAACAAGATTGTGACCTGCAAAGCTGTGGCTCTTTCATATTTGTGCTTGTGTTTTATGGTGCAAAATCAGTTGAGTAGCTGAGTATGTCGATGTTGGAACTTGCTGTTTTCTGTTTCTTACCTTTCATCCTTGGATGTTCATTACCTATTTAGGTTTCAGAAATGGTGGGCTGCAACCTTTTCAATaatgtcacaactcacaagtttATTGACAATGGGTTTCTGTTCATTGTGTCTGAAACAGGAAAGAGAAATCCAAACTCCAGGATAAGGAAACAAGCCTGAAGAAAGCTGCTGCCAAAGGAAGCAAAGCTGAGCAGAAGGCAAGGAAAAAGCAGGTAGAAGAAGAGATTACACGCCTGTCAGCTGAGTTAGAGGCGAAACATGCTGCGGAGCTTGCCTCTTTTGGGTACAAACCCTCAGGCAGCTCAGAAAAGGGTAACCTTGACAACTTAGTGAAGGCCATAGCTGGTGTTACCATGTCCAGCAATTCAGAGTCTGCAAAGCCCAGCAAGGGTGCAAAGCGGCGACAGAAGAAGGCAAAGGAGGAAGCTGCTCGAGAGCAACGGATCCAAGAAGAACAAAGTAATCTCGTCAGCGACCGCATGCTGGAAAACGATAAGCTCGAAA is a genomic window containing:
- the LOC117839279 gene encoding ribulose bisphosphate carboxylase large chain; the encoded protein is MPSISSSIAFQACIGYICFGSSEPAGVKDYKLTYYTPEYETKDTDILAAFRVTPQPGVPPEEAGAAVAAESSTGTWTTVWTDGLTSLDRYKGRCYHIEPVPGEADQYICYIAYPLDLFEEGSVTNMFTSIVGNVFGFKALRALRLEDLRIPTAYSKTFQGPPHGIQVERDKLNKYGRPLLGCTIKPKLGLSAKNYGRACYECLRGGLDFTKDDENVNSQPFMRWRDRFVFCAEAIYKAQAETGEIKGHYLNATAGTCEEMIKRAAFARELGVPIVMHDYLTGGFTANTSLSYYCRDNGLLLHIHRAMHAVIDRQKNHGMHFRVLAKALRMSGGDHIHSGTVVGKLEGEREITLGFVDLLRDDFIEKDRSRGIFFTQDWVSMPGVIPVASGGIHVWHMPALTEIFGDDSVLQFGGGTLGHPWGNAPGAAANRVALEACVQARNEGRDLAREGNEIIKAACKWSPELAAACEVWKEIKFEFEAMDTL
- the LOC117840709 gene encoding OVARIAN TUMOR DOMAIN-containing deubiquitinating enzyme 5, yielding MEETLAAESAAGETHAAVETERKEETLEEVLARHRKEKSKLQDKETSLKKAAAKGSKAEQKARKKQVEEEITRLSAELEAKHAAELASFGYKPSGSSEKGNLDNLVKAIAGVTMSSNSESAKPSKGAKRRQKKAKEEAAREQRIQEEQSNLVSDRMLENDKLESKLEPLGLTVQEIKPDGHCLYRAVENQLSLHSNGTARYSYQDLRQMTAKYMREHAADFLPFFLAEGKAETGSDPSESFEKYCQEIESTAAWGGHLELGALTHCLKKHIVVYSGSFPDVEMGQEYKSGGSSAGDASIRLSFHRHAYGLGEHYNSVIPTESS